The sequence below is a genomic window from Vibrio spartinae.
TGCATTGCCTGCCTGAACATCAACGACACCAATCCCATGCTGTTCATCTTCAAGCTGGTTGCAGTAATTGCCTTTGAGGGCGATCTCCAGACGGGGAAAGTTCACCTGATAGCTGAATGACGGTGGTGTGTGCTGATCACCGGCAAACCAGATCCGCTGGCAGTTGTCCCGCTCATCAATAATCGCTTCAATCAAGTGATGAAATACTTGGCTCATGATTTCCTGCCGTTACCCATAGATGCAGAATCTTTGACAAATCATGCTGTGAGTCTCATGCATTGCTCTGTCCCTGAACCGCTGTGTGATTTATTGATATAAATATTATTCATATTAATACGCAGAATTTAAGTGCTTCATACCGATGCAGATCACATTTAAATCATGATGATACAATCCTCCAGTAAATGCATTTTTGTTTCACTATCAACTGGCAGGGACAGTCATCACAATATGAGTTACGGGGACAGACACCGTAAAATGCCCGGCTTTCTTACGGGGACAGACATCTTTTCTCCCTCAATGAAGCGGTGGCAGACAGAATGAACGGGGAACGAAAATGATTACTCAACTTATCTCACAACGATTGATTCGGCTGAATCTTTCGTCAACAACTAAAGAGGAAGTGCTTGCCGAGTTAGCCGGAATGTTGGCCGATGAAGGACGCATCTCTAATCAACAACAATTTTTAGCGGACATCTATGCCCGTGAAGCGCTCGGCAATACCGGCTTTGATGAGGGCGTCGCCATTCCTCATGCCAAAAGTGTTGCTGTGAGTGAACCTGCCGTTGTGGTCGGTATCAGTCGGCAGGGAATTGATTACGGCGCTGAAGACGGCCAGCCATCGAAACTCTTTTTTATGATTGCTTCTCCCGATGACAATGCTAATCATCATGTCGAAGTCTTGGCTGAGCTTTCTACCAAACTGATTGAAGAAGGATTCACCGAGCAGCTATTTGCCGCACAGACCGAGCAGCAAGCGCTGGAACTACTGTTGGCCAAATCAGAACCGACCCCACAGTCATCGGGAGAAAATGGTTTTCTGATTGGGGTGACTGGCTGTCCGACGGGGATTGCGCATACTTATCTGGCGGCAGAATCACTGGAAAGAGGTGCAGCAGCACTGGGCTATCAGATCAAAGTTGAGACCAACGGGTCAATCGGGGTGAAAAACAGCCCAACGGCAGCAGAGATTGAAGCGGCTGAAGCGATTATTGTCTCAAGTGACAAGCTGGTGGAAATCACCCGGTTTGCCGGTAAAAAATTGATTGAAACCGACGTGAAAGAACCGATCCGAGATGCGCAAGGGCTGATTCAAAAAGCCTTGCAGGCTCCCGTGTATCAGCCTGATTCTCCTGCGGAATCTCATGATACAGAACCATCCCGCAACCGTCCGGAGTTGTACCGTTATCTGATGAACGGCGTCTCGCATATGATCCCGTTTGTGGTTGCCGGTGGCTTGTTGATTGCGCTGGCACTGGCAATTGGCGGAGAACCGACTGAAGCCGGGATGGCAATTCCGCAAGGGAGTTTGTGGAATAAAGTGCTGGATGTTGGTGTCGTCTCTTTCCAACTGATGATTCCGATTCTGGCCGGTTATATTGCTTATGCGATTGCCGATCGCCCGGCACTGGCCCCGGGGATGATTGGCGGCTGGATTGCGAATAACGGTTCATTTTACGATGCCGATGCCGGAACCGGATTCATCGGTGCGATTATTGCCGGTTTACTGGTCGGGTTCTTCATTCGCTGGCTGACCAGTTTCAATTATCACAAAATTATTCAGCCGCTGGTACCGATCATGATCGCACCGATCACCGGTGCACTGTTTGTCTCCGGCCTGTTCATTTTTGTGATTGGTGCACCGATTGCCAGCCTGATGCATGGGATGACCGAGCTGCTGACGACCATGAGTACCGGGAATATGGTATTGCTGGGAATTGTGCTGGGCGGACTGGCCGGGTTTGATATGGGCGGCCCGTTCAACAAAGTCGCCTTCCTGTTTT
It includes:
- a CDS encoding PTS fructose transporter subunit IIABC, whose product is MITQLISQRLIRLNLSSTTKEEVLAELAGMLADEGRISNQQQFLADIYAREALGNTGFDEGVAIPHAKSVAVSEPAVVVGISRQGIDYGAEDGQPSKLFFMIASPDDNANHHVEVLAELSTKLIEEGFTEQLFAAQTEQQALELLLAKSEPTPQSSGENGFLIGVTGCPTGIAHTYLAAESLERGAAALGYQIKVETNGSIGVKNSPTAAEIEAAEAIIVSSDKLVEITRFAGKKLIETDVKEPIRDAQGLIQKALQAPVYQPDSPAESHDTEPSRNRPELYRYLMNGVSHMIPFVVAGGLLIALALAIGGEPTEAGMAIPQGSLWNKVLDVGVVSFQLMIPILAGYIAYAIADRPALAPGMIGGWIANNGSFYDADAGTGFIGAIIAGLLVGFFIRWLTSFNYHKIIQPLVPIMIAPITGALFVSGLFIFVIGAPIASLMHGMTELLTTMSTGNMVLLGIVLGGLAGFDMGGPFNKVAFLFSVGMIASGQTQFMGAMACAIPVAPLGMGLATVLGRKLSLFEASELEAGKAAGAMGLVGISEGAIPFAAQDPVSVIPANMLGSMVAAVMAFSFGITDSVAHGGPVVALLGAMNKPLLALFCMALGAVVTALTCIALKKMRQARLQSANA